From Leptolyngbya sp. KIOST-1, one genomic window encodes:
- a CDS encoding chloride channel protein translates to MLQKRLEPLLSRKRVAIVEACVIGLVSGLAAVLLKQGVEWLALWRTSSGLPLELMLPGIGLIGGWLSGFLVERLAPEASGSGIPQVKAALGFAKVPLNLRVALVKLGSTLLALGSGLSLGRQGPTVQIGAALAAQLSRWVPTSPDYRRQLISAGAAAGLAAGFNAPIAGVLFVVEELLQDFSDLTLGSAILASFIGAVVSRLLGGQGLNLAMEAKPISLSVHDLPFLMILGLAAGLLGSLFRGGIFGSLAFFRQFKGLGLPGRIGLAGLITGVVGVFVPVAAVDNTGLQEFLVTGSASWQLIAIAFVVKFLLTLLAYGSGAAGGIFAPSLVLGAALGCLVSFLAQGVYTGFGAWPLPDDLATTTTYALTGMGAFFSAVTGVPITAIVIVFEMTANFNLVLPLMIGSGIAYLIADRANDGSIYNRLLALQGIHLEPVAQANNPWAHLRAADLMQRRVETLSSQMSLPEVVQAFSRSHHRGFPVLEDGRLVGIVTQSDLSETATQGLDQYLTLADIMTPHPVTVAPNATLPRVLHLLNRLKLSRLPVTEGNKLVGIITRADIIRAESDQVSGELSELGPQAEPSYVVFQQRAPATGQGRLLVPLADPRTAPDLIKIAAAIAHGLHYELECVHVVPVPRSVAPAEARVDLQGVEPLRQLALSYAENSGLSVHFQVRAAHEIGRTLLEVIKTRHIDLVLMGWHHPTLTPGRVISGVVDTLIRQAPCQVVVVRPGRNLTFDRWLIPTAGGPNAQSAQALLPGLLTLGHAPEIQLCTICHPEKGECLTLQHLSEMADGLKETLHRPVYTQVLTHPSVSQAIVDMARLCRTDAILLGASRENLLSQVIKGNVPLEIAQQSEVTVILLRQVED, encoded by the coding sequence ATGTTGCAAAAGCGCCTGGAGCCGTTGCTGAGCCGCAAGCGGGTTGCCATCGTCGAGGCGTGCGTGATCGGGCTGGTGTCGGGGCTGGCGGCGGTGCTGCTGAAGCAGGGGGTGGAGTGGCTGGCCCTGTGGCGCACCTCCAGCGGGCTGCCGCTGGAGCTGATGCTGCCGGGCATTGGTCTGATCGGCGGCTGGCTGTCGGGATTTCTGGTGGAGCGGCTGGCGCCGGAGGCCTCCGGCAGCGGCATTCCCCAGGTGAAGGCCGCCCTGGGCTTTGCCAAGGTGCCGCTCAACCTGCGGGTGGCGCTGGTCAAACTGGGCAGTACTCTGCTGGCGCTGGGGTCGGGGCTTTCCCTGGGGCGGCAGGGGCCGACGGTGCAGATCGGCGCGGCCCTGGCCGCACAGCTCAGCCGCTGGGTGCCCACCTCCCCCGACTACCGGCGGCAGCTGATCTCGGCGGGGGCGGCGGCGGGGCTGGCGGCGGGGTTCAATGCCCCTATCGCCGGGGTGCTGTTCGTGGTCGAGGAGCTGCTGCAGGACTTTTCCGACCTCACTCTGGGCAGCGCCATTCTGGCCTCGTTTATTGGGGCGGTGGTGTCGCGGTTGCTGGGCGGCCAGGGGCTGAACCTGGCGATGGAGGCCAAGCCCATCAGCCTGTCGGTGCACGACCTGCCCTTTTTGATGATTTTGGGGCTGGCGGCGGGACTGCTGGGGTCCCTGTTTCGCGGCGGCATTTTTGGCAGTCTGGCCTTTTTTCGGCAGTTTAAGGGGCTGGGGCTGCCGGGGCGCATCGGCCTGGCGGGGCTGATCACCGGGGTGGTCGGGGTGTTTGTGCCGGTGGCGGCGGTCGACAACACCGGCCTGCAGGAGTTTTTGGTCACTGGGTCGGCCAGCTGGCAGCTGATCGCGATCGCCTTTGTGGTCAAGTTTTTGCTGACGCTGCTGGCCTACGGCTCCGGGGCGGCGGGGGGCATCTTTGCGCCGTCGCTGGTGCTGGGGGCGGCCCTGGGCTGCCTGGTCAGCTTTTTGGCCCAGGGGGTTTACACCGGCTTTGGGGCCTGGCCCCTGCCGGACGACCTGGCCACCACCACCACCTATGCCCTGACCGGCATGGGGGCGTTTTTTAGCGCGGTGACGGGGGTGCCGATCACGGCGATCGTGATCGTGTTTGAGATGACGGCCAACTTCAACCTGGTGCTGCCCCTGATGATCGGTTCGGGCATTGCCTACCTGATTGCCGATCGCGCCAACGATGGCTCCATCTATAACCGGCTGCTGGCCCTACAGGGCATTCACCTGGAGCCGGTGGCCCAGGCCAACAACCCCTGGGCCCACCTCAGGGCCGCCGACCTGATGCAGCGGCGGGTGGAAACCCTCTCCAGCCAGATGAGTTTGCCGGAGGTGGTGCAGGCGTTTTCGCGATCGCACCACCGGGGCTTTCCGGTGCTGGAAGACGGGCGGCTGGTGGGCATTGTCACCCAAAGCGACCTCAGCGAAACCGCGACCCAGGGGCTGGACCAGTACCTCACCCTGGCCGACATCATGACCCCCCACCCGGTGACGGTGGCCCCCAACGCCACCCTGCCCCGGGTGCTGCACCTGCTCAACCGGCTCAAGCTCAGCCGCCTGCCCGTCACCGAGGGCAACAAGCTGGTGGGCATCATCACCCGCGCCGACATTATTCGGGCCGAGTCTGACCAGGTCAGCGGCGAACTGTCTGAGCTGGGCCCCCAGGCGGAGCCCTCCTACGTGGTCTTTCAGCAGCGCGCCCCCGCCACTGGCCAGGGCCGGTTGCTGGTGCCCCTGGCCGACCCCCGCACCGCGCCGGATTTGATCAAAATTGCGGCGGCGATCGCCCACGGCCTGCACTACGAGCTGGAGTGCGTCCACGTGGTGCCGGTGCCCCGCAGCGTTGCCCCCGCCGAGGCCAGGGTCGATCTGCAGGGGGTGGAGCCGCTGCGCCAGCTGGCCCTCTCCTACGCCGAAAATAGCGGTCTGTCGGTGCATTTTCAGGTGCGGGCGGCCCACGAAATTGGCCGCACCCTGCTGGAGGTGATCAAAACCCGCCACATCGACCTGGTGCTGATGGGCTGGCACCACCCCACCCTCACCCCCGGCCGCGTCATCAGCGGCGTGGTCGATACCCTCATTCGCCAGGCCCCCTGCCAGGTGGTGGTGGTGCGCCCGGGCCGCAACCTCACCTTCGATCGCTGGCTGATCCCCACCGCCGGCGGCCCCAACGCCCAGAGCGCCCAGGCCCTGCTGCCGGGGCTGCTCACCCTGGGCCACGCCCCGGAAATTCAGCTCTGCACCATCTGCCACCCCGAAAAGGGCGAGTGCCTCACCCTCCAGCACCTCTCGGAAATGGCCGACGGGCTGAAGGAAACCCTGCACCGCCCGGTCTACACCCAGGTGCTGACCCATCCCTCAGTGTCCCAGGCGATCGTCGATATGGCCCGCCTCTGCCGCACCGACGCCATTTTGCTGGGGGCCTCGCGGGAGAACCTGCTCAGCCAGGTGATCAAGGGCAATGTGCCCCTGGAGATCGCCCAGCAGAGCGAGGTCACCGTGATTCTGCTGCGCCAGGTGGAAGATTAA
- a CDS encoding glycosyltransferase family 2 protein, with protein sequence MTSVARPTAAVPGAETAAPVDISVVVPIYNEYESLPTLMAAIALVLDGLGRAYEIIAVDDGSTDGSGDRLRELTQRYPSLRAVLLRRNYGQTAAMAAGFDYARGAIVVTLDGDLQNDPADIPRLLARLDEGYDLVSGWRKDRQDNTLTRLIPSKIANWLIAGVTGVELHDYGCSLKAYRAEVIHDLNLYGELHRFLPALAFIEGARITEMPVMHHARRFGTSKYGLGRTLRVAMDMLTVYFMKKFLTRPMHIFGSLGLVSMVAGIALGIYLTLVKFLADQDIGDRPLLVLAVVLFLAGIQLFSFGLLGELMMRTYHESQQRPIYRVREIVGQADLEH encoded by the coding sequence ATGACCTCTGTTGCGCGCCCCACGGCTGCTGTTCCTGGTGCGGAGACCGCTGCCCCGGTCGACATCTCGGTGGTGGTGCCGATCTACAACGAGTACGAGAGCCTGCCCACTCTGATGGCGGCGATCGCCCTGGTGCTCGACGGGCTGGGGCGAGCCTACGAAATCATTGCCGTTGACGATGGCTCCACCGATGGCTCCGGCGATCGGCTGCGGGAGCTGACCCAGCGCTATCCTTCCCTGCGGGCGGTGCTGCTGCGCCGCAACTACGGCCAAACCGCCGCCATGGCCGCCGGGTTTGACTACGCCCGAGGCGCTATTGTGGTCACTCTCGACGGCGACCTGCAAAATGACCCCGCCGACATTCCCCGCCTGCTCGCCCGCCTCGATGAGGGTTACGACCTGGTCAGCGGCTGGCGCAAAGACCGCCAGGACAACACCCTCACCCGGCTGATTCCCTCTAAAATTGCCAACTGGCTGATTGCCGGGGTTACGGGTGTTGAGCTACACGACTACGGCTGCTCCCTGAAGGCCTACCGGGCCGAGGTGATCCACGACCTCAACCTCTACGGCGAGCTGCACCGATTTTTGCCCGCCCTGGCCTTTATCGAAGGGGCCCGCATCACCGAAATGCCGGTCATGCACCACGCCCGCCGCTTTGGCACCAGCAAATACGGCCTGGGCCGCACCCTGCGGGTGGCGATGGACATGCTCACCGTCTACTTCATGAAAAAGTTTCTCACCCGGCCCATGCATATTTTTGGCAGCCTGGGGCTAGTCTCGATGGTGGCGGGGATTGCCCTGGGGATTTATCTCACCCTGGTCAAGTTTTTGGCCGACCAGGACATCGGCGATCGCCCCCTGCTGGTGCTGGCGGTGGTGCTGTTTTTGGCGGGCATTCAGCTGTTTAGCTTTGGCCTGCTGGGGGAGCTGATGATGCGAACCTACCACGAGTCGCAGCAGCGACCGATTTACCGGGTGCGCGAAATAGTCGGGCAGGCTGACCTTGAACACTGA
- a CDS encoding C40 family peptidase: protein MALAPGREYVCGEALNLYKTPELEGLVTQAAAGRHLRLDPVQPSSAAWAVTLCEDDYPGWIGAAAGSTLRPAEQPYHPVALDRQAIAPLLPQVIAFAHRAMATPNTYLWGGTLGPNYDCSGLMQAAFASTGIRLPRDSYQQEAFTQPIAWDDLEPGDLIFFGTPERTKHVALYLGGGQYIHSSGVDQGRNGIGIDSLTDLAHPVSAAYHRQLRRAGRVVASYCPAAVV from the coding sequence ATGGCATTGGCCCCTGGCCGAGAATACGTCTGTGGCGAGGCGCTGAATCTCTACAAGACCCCGGAGCTAGAGGGGTTGGTGACCCAGGCGGCGGCGGGGCGGCACCTGCGGCTCGACCCCGTTCAGCCTTCGAGCGCGGCCTGGGCGGTGACGCTCTGCGAAGATGACTACCCCGGCTGGATTGGCGCGGCGGCGGGCAGCACCCTGAGGCCTGCCGAGCAGCCCTACCACCCCGTTGCCCTCGACCGACAGGCGATCGCGCCACTGCTGCCGCAGGTAATCGCCTTTGCCCACCGGGCCATGGCCACCCCCAACACCTACCTGTGGGGCGGCACCCTGGGCCCCAACTACGACTGCTCTGGCCTGATGCAGGCGGCCTTTGCCTCCACCGGGATTCGGCTGCCCCGCGACTCGTACCAGCAGGAGGCCTTCACTCAGCCAATCGCCTGGGACGACCTGGAGCCGGGGGATTTAATCTTTTTTGGCACTCCGGAGCGCACCAAGCACGTGGCCCTCTACCTGGGCGGCGGGCAGTACATCCACAGCTCCGGGGTTGACCAGGGCCGCAACGGCATCGGCATCGACTCGTTGACGGATCTGGCCCACCCGGTCAGCGCCGCCTACCACCGTCAGCTGCGCCGGGCGGGGCGGGTGGTGGCGAGCTACTGCCCGGCGGCGGTGGTTTAG
- a CDS encoding AbrB family transcriptional regulator, with protein MANATQVEPLVGKELLQKVKELDDLSKEDKAKACGYYTLTKSGAPRVNMMKFLNALIEAEGIQLDSSQNGNGRGGRSASFRITVQSNGNLLIGSTYTKQMGLRPGDEFEITLGRKHIRLKQLGDNGALLEDDDE; from the coding sequence ATGGCTAACGCAACTCAGGTAGAACCACTAGTCGGCAAAGAGTTATTGCAAAAGGTCAAAGAGCTGGACGATCTGAGCAAAGAAGATAAGGCAAAAGCCTGTGGGTACTACACCCTGACCAAGTCGGGTGCTCCCCGGGTCAACATGATGAAATTCCTTAATGCGCTGATTGAAGCTGAGGGAATCCAGCTCGATAGCAGCCAAAACGGCAACGGACGCGGAGGACGGAGCGCCAGCTTTCGAATTACGGTGCAGTCCAACGGCAACCTGCTGATTGGCTCGACCTACACCAAGCAGATGGGGTTGAGACCCGGCGACGAGTTTGAAATTACCCTCGGTCGCAAGCACATTCGGCTGAAGCAGCTAGGAGACAATGGCGCTCTGCTGGAGGACGACGACGAATAG
- a CDS encoding RrF2 family transcriptional regulator, which yields MKLTTRGHYSVKALLDLTLHPSRQPVSVNTIAARQGLPPPYLEKLLIDLRRAGIVESVRGPQGGYRLAKPADQIFLGQILAAVGEQVDPLPRHTPQAEQAEDWVTFAVWNRLSQKLKEALYSISLEDLYFDARSWQAAQGDDVSFMV from the coding sequence ATGAAACTGACAACTCGCGGTCACTACAGTGTTAAGGCACTGCTCGACCTGACGCTGCACCCCTCTCGACAGCCTGTGTCCGTCAACACCATTGCTGCTCGCCAGGGGTTGCCGCCGCCCTACTTAGAAAAATTGCTGATCGATCTGCGCCGGGCCGGCATTGTCGAGTCGGTGCGGGGTCCCCAGGGGGGTTACCGGCTGGCCAAACCCGCCGACCAAATTTTTCTGGGCCAAATTTTGGCGGCGGTCGGCGAACAGGTGGACCCGCTGCCCCGCCATACCCCCCAGGCGGAGCAGGCCGAAGACTGGGTCACCTTTGCCGTCTGGAATCGCCTCTCCCAAAAGCTGAAAGAAGCCCTCTATAGTATTTCCCTGGAAGATCTGTACTTTGATGCCCGCAGTTGGCAGGCGGCCCAGGGGGATGATGTCAGTTTTATGGTTTAG
- the cbiB gene encoding adenosylcobinamide-phosphate synthase CbiB produces MMSVLWFSTLEVQRALVLGLAAGLDRLVGDPWGWPHPVQAIGWLIGRITAGILRLKLSPLAERGLGVLLGAGIILSTGLAGWGLVALAQRLHPAIGLVVETILLASCFAGRSLRQAAEEVLVPLEADDIPTARNHLARYVGRDTDQLDRAEIQRAVLETVSENATDGVLAPLFYGLVGALLPLGSVPLALAYKAASTLDSMVGYREAPYTYLGWFSARLEDGLTWLPCRLTVITIALLSGRPRWVLRLCRRDAPADPSPNAGWSECAYAAALGVQLGGPNTYRGLVKVKPLLGDAVQPITGDRIAQALALTRRAALLWLVLGLALLIAQTWLRLYWASAL; encoded by the coding sequence ATGATGTCAGTTTTATGGTTTAGCACGCTGGAGGTTCAGCGCGCGCTGGTGCTGGGGTTGGCGGCGGGGCTAGACCGCCTGGTGGGTGACCCCTGGGGCTGGCCCCACCCGGTGCAGGCGATCGGCTGGCTGATTGGCCGCATCACGGCCGGGATCCTGCGGCTCAAGCTGTCGCCCCTGGCGGAGCGGGGCCTGGGGGTGCTGCTGGGGGCAGGGATTATCCTCAGCACTGGCCTGGCGGGGTGGGGCCTAGTAGCGCTGGCTCAGCGTCTACATCCCGCCATTGGTCTGGTGGTCGAGACCATTCTGCTGGCCAGCTGTTTTGCCGGACGCAGCCTGCGCCAGGCCGCCGAGGAGGTGCTGGTGCCCCTGGAGGCAGACGACATCCCCACGGCCCGCAACCATCTGGCCCGCTACGTCGGTCGCGACACCGACCAGCTCGATCGCGCCGAAATCCAGCGGGCGGTGCTGGAGACCGTCAGCGAAAACGCCACCGACGGGGTGCTGGCGCCGCTGTTCTACGGTCTGGTGGGGGCGTTGCTCCCCCTGGGCAGCGTGCCCCTGGCCCTGGCCTACAAAGCCGCCAGCACCCTCGACTCCATGGTGGGGTACCGCGAGGCTCCCTACACCTACCTGGGCTGGTTTAGCGCCCGGTTGGAAGATGGGCTTACCTGGCTGCCCTGCCGCCTGACGGTGATTACCATTGCGCTACTGTCGGGGCGGCCCCGCTGGGTGCTGCGCCTCTGCCGCCGCGATGCCCCCGCCGACCCCAGCCCCAACGCAGGCTGGAGCGAGTGCGCCTACGCCGCCGCCCTGGGGGTGCAGCTGGGCGGCCCGAATACCTACCGGGGCCTGGTCAAGGTCAAGCCCCTGCTGGGAGATGCCGTGCAGCCGATTACAGGCGATCGCATTGCCCAGGCCCTCGCCCTCACCCGCCGCGCCGCCCTCCTGTGGCTGGTCCTGGGCCTCGCCCTCCTGATAGCCCAGACCTGGCTGCGACTCTACTGGGCCAGCGCTCTTTGA
- a CDS encoding D-alanine--D-alanine ligase family protein — translation MATVTVGLVFGGCSGEHEVSIRSAQAIARALASGPNADKYTVLPVYISKDGGWQAGPAAAAVLEAGLPPQDSAVPAATPRLRLPQFEQVDAIDIWFPVLHGPNGEDGTVQGLFTLMQQPFVGSGVLGSAVGMDKIAMKTAFAQAGLPQVKYLAVDRSEVWSNPCVFPKLCDRIEAELGYPCFVKPANLGSSVGIARATTRKDLEAALDNAASYDRRIIVETGVVAREVECAVLGNDNPRASVLGEITFQSDFYDYDTKYTSGQSQHTIPAQVPEAVSRRIREMAVTAFQAVDAAGIARVDFFFVEATGDILINEINTLPGFTATSMYPMMWEASGVSFGELVDTLIELGFERTGRVSE, via the coding sequence ATGGCAACAGTAACGGTAGGGCTGGTGTTTGGCGGCTGTTCGGGGGAGCACGAGGTTTCAATTCGATCGGCGCAGGCGATCGCCCGCGCCCTGGCCAGCGGCCCCAACGCCGACAAGTACACCGTGCTGCCGGTCTACATTAGCAAAGACGGGGGCTGGCAGGCTGGCCCCGCCGCCGCTGCGGTGCTGGAGGCTGGCCTGCCCCCCCAGGACTCTGCGGTTCCAGCGGCTACGCCCAGGCTGCGACTGCCCCAGTTTGAGCAGGTCGATGCCATCGACATTTGGTTTCCGGTGCTGCACGGCCCCAACGGTGAGGACGGCACCGTGCAGGGCCTCTTCACCCTGATGCAGCAGCCCTTCGTGGGCTCGGGGGTGCTGGGGTCGGCGGTGGGCATGGACAAAATCGCCATGAAAACGGCCTTTGCCCAGGCCGGGCTGCCCCAGGTGAAGTACCTGGCGGTGGACCGGTCGGAGGTGTGGTCGAACCCCTGCGTGTTTCCCAAACTGTGCGATCGCATTGAAGCCGAGCTGGGCTATCCCTGCTTTGTCAAACCGGCCAACCTGGGCTCCTCCGTGGGCATTGCCAGGGCCACCACGCGCAAGGACCTGGAGGCCGCCCTCGACAATGCCGCCAGCTACGATCGCCGCATCATTGTTGAAACCGGGGTGGTGGCCCGCGAGGTAGAGTGCGCCGTGCTGGGCAACGACAACCCCAGGGCCTCGGTACTGGGCGAAATCACCTTCCAGAGCGACTTCTACGACTACGACACCAAGTACACCAGCGGCCAGTCCCAGCACACCATTCCGGCCCAGGTGCCCGAGGCGGTGTCCCGCCGCATCCGGGAGATGGCGGTGACGGCCTTTCAGGCGGTAGATGCCGCCGGGATTGCCCGGGTGGACTTTTTCTTCGTGGAGGCGACGGGCGACATTTTGATCAACGAGATCAACACCCTGCCGGGCTTTACCGCCACCAGCATGTACCCCATGATGTGGGAAGCCAGCGGCGTGAGCTTTGGGGAACTGGTGGATACGCTGATTGAGCTGGGGTTTGAGCGGACGGGGCGGGTGAGTGAGTGA
- the plsY gene encoding glycerol-3-phosphate 1-O-acyltransferase PlsY, giving the protein MAGLAIGLLAAAYLLGSIPTGYLVARWVKGIDIRQYGSGGTGATNVLRTVGKGAAIAVLIIDLLKGLLAVLLVNALWPQLVALGAGGTSAAQGQAWIAMLAGLLALVGHSKSVWINFTGGKSAASGLGVLLGLAWPVALGTAIAFGLTLALSRIVSLGSIAAAMAAAVLMVVTGQPLPYVILGALGATYVILRHRGNIERLLAGTEPRLGQHPSNPGS; this is encoded by the coding sequence TTGGCGGGATTAGCAATTGGGCTGCTAGCGGCAGCTTACCTACTGGGATCAATTCCCACGGGCTATCTGGTGGCCCGCTGGGTGAAAGGCATTGACATTCGACAGTACGGCTCCGGGGGCACCGGGGCCACCAACGTGCTGAGAACGGTGGGCAAAGGGGCCGCGATCGCGGTCCTGATCATCGATCTGCTCAAGGGGCTGCTGGCCGTGCTGCTGGTCAACGCCCTCTGGCCCCAGCTGGTCGCTTTGGGGGCAGGGGGAACCTCAGCCGCCCAGGGGCAGGCCTGGATCGCCATGCTGGCTGGTCTGCTGGCCCTGGTGGGCCACAGCAAATCGGTGTGGATTAACTTTACCGGCGGTAAGTCGGCGGCCTCGGGGCTGGGCGTGTTGCTGGGCCTGGCCTGGCCGGTGGCCCTCGGAACCGCGATCGCCTTTGGCCTCACCCTGGCCCTCAGCCGGATTGTGTCGCTGGGGTCGATCGCGGCGGCGATGGCGGCGGCGGTGCTGATGGTGGTCACCGGCCAGCCCCTGCCCTACGTGATCTTGGGAGCCCTGGGGGCAACCTACGTGATTCTGCGCCACCGGGGCAATATCGAGCGCCTGCTGGCTGGCACCGAACCCCGCCTGGGGCAACACCCCTCTAACCCCGGCTCCTAG
- a CDS encoding fasciclin domain-containing protein yields MTTNRFSQPKRWLVGFASVGAAALLAACGPDTTTPTAVETAPTEDPAATGTTGTEAPTAMGENTVADVAATSDEFSILAQAVEAAGLTEALSTGGPITLFAPTNEAFEALPDGALDELLLPENQDLLRQVLTYHVVQDEVAAADITTEEVPTAAGSTLSLQVDDATGEVMVNDAMVVQPDIQASNGIIHGIDQVMLPPDLAI; encoded by the coding sequence ATGACCACGAACCGTTTTTCCCAGCCCAAGCGCTGGCTGGTTGGCTTCGCAAGCGTTGGCGCAGCGGCGCTGCTAGCGGCCTGCGGCCCCGACACCACAACCCCCACCGCAGTGGAAACTGCGCCCACTGAGGACCCCGCCGCGACTGGGACAACCGGTACCGAGGCTCCCACCGCCATGGGTGAGAACACCGTGGCCGATGTGGCGGCTACCTCGGACGAATTTAGCATTCTGGCCCAGGCGGTTGAGGCGGCTGGCCTGACCGAAGCCCTGTCTACCGGTGGTCCCATCACCCTGTTTGCGCCCACCAACGAAGCCTTTGAGGCCCTGCCCGATGGTGCCCTAGACGAGCTGCTGCTGCCCGAAAACCAGGATCTGCTGCGCCAGGTGCTGACCTATCACGTGGTCCAGGATGAGGTGGCTGCGGCCGATATCACCACCGAGGAAGTGCCCACGGCAGCGGGCTCTACCCTGTCATTACAAGTGGATGACGCCACTGGTGAAGTCATGGTCAACGACGCCATGGTGGTTCAGCCTGACATTCAGGCCAGCAACGGCATCATCCACGGCATTGACCAGGTGATGCTGCCCCCCGATCTGGCTATCTAG
- a CDS encoding MFS transporter, with protein MPLSKLPPLPVSVKVFYGVGELAAAVPASLSAFFVLYFFTTVAGLSPALAGAVLLFGRVWDAINDPLIGWLSDRTRSPLGRRYPWMLGGVLPLVISSVLLWTVPPFPGQWGVFGYYIALSIVAFAAFTAVQLPYTALAAELADDYDERTDLIGMKSAFSIGGSIVALLMAQVVFGRVADPARQYFVLGVLSASLAVVMVGLCVAGTYRRYWQVQRGRPRLAATDQPPALLPQLRSVFGNSAFRQILGLYLCGWMSVQVTAAMLPYFVAAWMGLPATHFAQMALAVQGTAIAMLWGWDWVAKRTGKRTVFLLGAPLAAIALGGLATVQPGQVGWMYTLGILAGVGVATLYMVPFAMLPDVIDLDELNTGLRREGLYFSALVFLQKLGLALALFISGQILSWTGYVASAEVQPAAALNAIRLLIGPLPALLLGVGLWFCYRYPITRDRHQQILLALTVQRQQHLAPEAPASTDPSFGEP; from the coding sequence ATGCCGTTGTCTAAGCTGCCGCCTCTGCCTGTTTCGGTCAAAGTGTTCTACGGTGTGGGCGAACTGGCGGCGGCGGTCCCGGCCAGTCTGTCGGCGTTTTTTGTGCTGTATTTTTTTACCACCGTGGCGGGGTTGAGCCCGGCCCTGGCGGGGGCGGTGCTGCTATTTGGCCGGGTGTGGGATGCGATTAACGATCCGCTGATTGGCTGGCTGAGCGATCGCACCCGGTCGCCCCTGGGCCGCCGCTACCCCTGGATGCTGGGGGGCGTACTGCCGCTGGTGATCTCGTCGGTGCTGCTGTGGACAGTGCCGCCCTTTCCCGGCCAGTGGGGAGTGTTTGGCTACTATATTGCGCTGTCGATCGTCGCTTTTGCGGCCTTTACGGCGGTGCAGCTGCCCTACACGGCCCTGGCCGCCGAACTGGCCGACGACTACGACGAGCGCACCGACCTGATCGGCATGAAGTCGGCGTTTAGCATCGGCGGCAGCATTGTAGCTCTGCTGATGGCCCAGGTGGTGTTTGGCCGGGTGGCTGACCCGGCCCGCCAGTACTTTGTGCTGGGGGTGCTGTCGGCCAGCCTGGCGGTGGTGATGGTGGGCCTCTGTGTGGCGGGTACCTACCGCCGCTACTGGCAGGTGCAGCGGGGTCGTCCCCGGCTGGCCGCCACCGACCAGCCGCCCGCCCTGCTGCCCCAGCTGCGCAGCGTGTTTGGCAACAGCGCCTTTCGGCAAATTTTGGGACTCTACCTCTGCGGCTGGATGAGCGTGCAAGTGACCGCCGCCATGCTGCCCTACTTTGTCGCCGCCTGGATGGGGCTGCCCGCCACCCACTTTGCCCAGATGGCGCTGGCGGTGCAGGGGACTGCGATCGCCATGCTCTGGGGCTGGGACTGGGTGGCCAAGCGCACCGGCAAGCGCACGGTGTTTTTGCTGGGGGCCCCGCTGGCGGCGATCGCCCTGGGGGGTTTGGCCACGGTGCAGCCGGGGCAGGTGGGGTGGATGTATACCCTGGGAATTTTGGCGGGGGTGGGGGTGGCGACTCTGTACATGGTGCCCTTTGCTATGCTGCCCGATGTGATTGACCTCGATGAACTCAACACCGGCCTGCGGCGGGAAGGGCTTTACTTCAGCGCCCTGGTGTTTTTGCAAAAGCTGGGGCTGGCCCTGGCGCTGTTTATCTCCGGCCAAATTTTGAGCTGGACGGGGTATGTGGCCAGTGCCGAGGTGCAGCCAGCGGCCGCGCTGAATGCCATTCGGCTGCTGATTGGCCCGCTGCCCGCCCTGCTGCTGGGGGTGGGGCTGTGGTTCTGCTACCGCTACCCGATTACCCGCGATCGCCACCAGCAGATTTTGCTGGCGCTCACGGTTCAGCGCCAGCAGCACCTGGCTCCTGAAGCCCCTGCTTCTACCGACCCATCCTTTGGGGAACCTTGA
- a CDS encoding DUF2834 domain-containing protein: protein MYRSIFWGLWLGFVLYAFILAPPNRPDTADLILRLSTGDWQGINPIVIALFNAMGIWPMVYAALALVDGAGQKLRAWPFVGASFAVGAFALLPYLALRQPNSGSIDAKSSLLRLLESRWLGAVLGAGAIALAAFALLNGDWTDFWQQWQTSRFIHVMSLDFCALWLLFPVLLRDDMARRGMTQGWMAAAMLALPLVGACLYLTLRPPLAEGSEAEGVAVS, encoded by the coding sequence ATGTATCGATCGATTTTTTGGGGCCTTTGGCTGGGGTTTGTTCTGTACGCCTTTATACTGGCGCCGCCCAATCGCCCGGACACCGCCGATTTGATTCTTCGCCTCTCCACGGGTGACTGGCAGGGCATCAACCCGATCGTTATAGCGCTATTTAACGCCATGGGAATCTGGCCGATGGTCTACGCCGCCCTGGCCCTGGTCGATGGTGCTGGACAAAAGCTGCGCGCCTGGCCCTTTGTCGGCGCATCGTTTGCGGTGGGAGCCTTTGCGCTGCTGCCCTACCTGGCGCTACGTCAGCCCAATTCAGGTTCTATCGACGCCAAAAGCTCGCTGCTGCGGCTGCTGGAGTCGCGCTGGCTGGGGGCGGTGCTGGGGGCTGGGGCGATCGCCCTGGCTGCCTTTGCATTACTTAACGGAGACTGGACCGATTTTTGGCAGCAGTGGCAGACCAGCCGCTTTATCCACGTCATGTCGCTGGATTTTTGCGCCCTGTGGCTGTTGTTCCCTGTGCTGCTGCGCGATGACATGGCTCGGCGGGGGATGACTCAGGGCTGGATGGCGGCGGCAATGCTGGCCCTGCCGCTGGTGGGTGCCTGTCTCTATCTCACCCTGAGGCCGCCGCTGGCAGAGGGCTCGGAGGCGGAGGGAGTGGCGGTCAGCTAA